ggtattattatttcttaattatgacttattaaaaattacactaGCCACCaggtagaaaaaattaatattatacatgccatattcatatgtattattattgtaaagaattgtgaaaatagatatttatcgTTTGTCATTACATTTTGAGAAAACAATCACATTAAAgctcttttattatatttttttaataacattttttatacaataaattattataaagtacccCATTTCTATCAATTCTGAGGCTAATAACTTGTCAGCATTAGATCAGGCCATGGCATGACTGACCCAACCTGAATTTTCAcccatgattattattgtctacTATAAGTATTCCATAATAGTAATGAGTTGATACTTGATAGAGATAGTCGTGTATAGCTttagttaataaatcaatatgttGATAATCATATTGTTAGTGTTTAATGTGACCACACTACTACTCTGAGTTAGTCGATgacgaatataatatgcaatagggttaaccaaatattttacttttatgtttacattactaaATACCAATCATTTATGAAGattttttcatgtataataaatattaaattcatagagTAACAATCAATATCATAgaacaaatgttaaaaaagtttattaactTATCGTAATTGTAATTGTCACAGTtccaattttattcaaaattgaaattaatacatttttgttacattgtacataatattgtattaacatatttatagtaggtaaataatcacattttatttcaagGAATTACTAACacctacttataagttatcattattatctatacatcatatgtattattaaaagcagttcaaatcaatttttattggaaTATCTCTGATTAATAGGGTTATCCGGTGATTTCATCCATTCTTTGTTCATTAGTTGTTTTACTTGAGAAAGACGCATAGATGGATTTTCATTACGTAATCTTGGTAAATTTTCTGCTTCAAAAGCAGTATATGCTGCTTTTAGTCTTTTTTCCGGATGTTTATCCAACAACTTTTGAGTAGGactgtaacaataaaataatatataaaattaaaacaaataaattaataactattgtactATAGTTGAGGACAGTTACAATGGATCTTAAAAGACTATTAAGCATATTGTCCATTGCAACCAATTTCGATAAGAACAACTTATGAGAAactttataacattttcaaggtttttaacatagaaaaacaatttttatcatacttgtattaaattttaaattagattgcTGATATATGGTTGTCAAAGGTGTTCAATTTTAAACGGTTTGGTGGCAAGCGATAACAAAAAGTACTAATTTTAGATCATCAAACTGaaggtttaaaatttaaaactatttcagtttatattgttagaaaataataaaaatcaataaaatgtaaataggcCTCACAAGCAAAAATAAACCAAGCTTATGAAGTGTTAAAAGTTTTTCACTATAACctttataactatacaatgTACACATTATAAGTTGTTGAAAAGGgattataaatactgatatagataaatatatagtatagtatggTATAGTCAGGACCAGAGACAAATTCTACAACACCaaaatttccattttaaattaatatgtagtaGTATTctactattatacaaattcaTAACAATCATTACTCAAATCAACAGTATATTctctaaaaataatctatttatttacttcAGCATATTAAGAGCCTCATCAACTGTTCGTGCTTCTTCATCATGCATAGTCAAACGATTCAAGTTTTCTTCTATTGAACTTTCTTCATCCATTGTTGGTTGTACCTTATGAGTTGATGGAGTATCCAGTTCtttctaaaatgtttgaaCTATTGAgtaaatgtaacataatatattatgatgatttaaaacatgtattaCCATAAGTTGATGCCTAGTgattttttggtttatttgCGTTGTCTTAATTTCACTGAGCTCAGTTTCCAGTAATAATTGGGCTTctcgttttttttctaattgatcaatcttttttttctccttttcctcctaaaatgttttacacaaatatattataaacatatttaaaaggtataggtatataaacaaTTGCAATATtgctagttaaattattataaacagatataattaattattaaataactataaaaaaatatatttatatcactgcaataatattaatcttaaacaaaatatatacttgtaagtcacttttttaaacgaaaataatattaagtgcaagttgaaaaaaatgtaatttaataatgtcacactcttatttttaattgtgaatttataactaatatctataaaaatatattacattatattatatttcctatgataaaataagtaaatgtatcaatattgtatacagttAATGAATAAGAAAGTTTTCTATTGCTacctcattaatattatttattttgaagatctttatttttaaaataatataacttgcctttcttttttgttttttgatagAATTCTTGTCATCATCTTTCCAAAATTCATCTTCTattgcctttttttttttagcatctGCTTCCTGCTTAATAGCATCTTTTCGAGCTTTGGCTTCCATAGCTTTTGAATTCATGCCAACAAACTTCTTGGGCATTttgaatatacctactattaatcagaaaaatataaataaaaaaaaattaattttattatttttttatatataataaaatgtataagaatattttgagTATTGATATAACTTACATTTTGGAAATTCAATTACTAACTATAAGTTGCTTGAACTTAGCCTAATTAATGGGAAATAAccgtaataacaaataatttgcaatagatataaataataatatgataatcttatagtttttatcaaataatctaataaaatgtacagtataatatattattataaatataaataatattattttaaatcataagacATAAATCATCTCtcattcattaaatacaaaattagatACTAATcttgattattgtttaattcagatctaaaaattatttgctatTGAATTGTGCTCTTGGTAAAGTGAATAGTGATTACTGTCGACTGATGTTTGATTGACAGATTAGAGAATAGTGATTACTGCATAAGTGTAAGCATAACCACAACCACATTATACTTCTTGTAATGATAAGTAAGGTGTATAAGACCATAATATAGTccttttaattatatgcaaAAGGTAGTATTGTCCATACTCCATAGACATTATATAAcatggtaattattttaataaatttaataaatttttttatttttgtccatctacaatttacataaaactaCGTAAGACAAGACAAGTGGTtagtagatttaaattttaatccacCTTGAATGACTATTTTGAAACCCCCTGATGTGATAACACATTACCCTTTGATCAgatgaatgataatattaaattgaatattatctatgtacctacgtaaataaagttataaatacgtaataccattgagtataattattcatactaaatatatagatatatagatatattcaaTGGTAATACTGACCACTGACCAGTGAACTATAAATGCAGAAGAGTAAACATTATAGTTGTACCATTCGCTATCGTTGTTAACAAGTCCAAACGTTTCCTATTTTGATAGTTGATAGGCAGgtgtaataggtattatatttcctGATCTTGGCAATTGTCATCTTGGTGTCGATTATAACaagatttcaatttattttatagtaaaataatttttaaaatgattttaagtaaCGTCTTAAGATACTCAAAGAACCTCGGCTCTaaggtaattaattaaaaaccattgtcttcttgaactaattttttttttttcaatatttaggtCAATGGACATAGGTTACAAAGCACATTAATAATTGCCGAACACGACAATGAGAAACTTGCAGCCGTAACACGTAATGCCTTAACAGCTGCAAAGCAACTTGGTGGTGAAGTATCTGTTCTTGTAGCTGGCACCAAAATCGGATcggtatgtataaatataatgttttaacatttgaatagttttcaatatttcttacttttttgcttaaatgaaaaaaataataaaattgcatttgaacctaataaaaatgtataggtatttaggtgtattaaattaaaatatagtagtaATTATAGTCAAGGTTAAATCCATAGTattgtcatttaatttaatatttcataaataaatatttgtttgcaaattgagatattaattataggtgtttaataaaatttttatgaataaaaagtaTTCCAAGAATATTAGGTAATTGGAAAAAATAGTTACTGATTAGGACAAACTCTATTTTGTCAGTtggttaataaatgtattcactATGAACTTAAATACTAATTCACTATGCATactcaacaatttatttataatttgtatttatacatttttaattttattaccaatgaaccaattattttttattatacatttatgatatttttactcaATACTCCGATAATTAGGCCTAGTATCAAGTATAAGAATCAAGGTTTTCTTAGGTTtcattagctttaatatttaataaagtttcaggcaaatcataaatttattaatggtttataaatattctcaaCTTATGGTATCAGTGGTAGGTAGTATAGTTGTAATcgtgatttaaaaacattgtataatgCAGTGGTTTTCAGCCTTTTTGGATTCACGGAtccttttgattttgaaataaaatatacgactCCCTTACCaacattcaaaataatcaaatttacattatttaatctaactttatttaatgatgaaataaacatgtaattattaataataggaaACATTtgtaaacgataataataattttaatatttagtgagACGGCtgtgtttgtttttgttgcataatattatcaaatcatGGCGTCATTTTTAAAGCGTGATTCTCATTTCCAGAATTTTGGAATTAACAATAAGTTGTAATAAGTGTTCCATGAATAACAATTTGACAGATTCaatcaagttttaattttttttaatttttagtgcaGTCTTTGATAATAACCAATGACGCCCCTGAGAGCTGTGACACACAAGTTGAAAATTACTGATATAATGTGTTTCTATAAAAACTatgataaatcaataaatatattatttatagaaatcaggagtaaaaaaaatatatgtatacatttaaaaatattgttggcatcaactaatttaaatttttgtataacttcaaaatactttttcagttttaaaaattgtattactaaatCTTCatcatgataataaatttataactacaaattattaaatattactaacaaaaaaataataaaacaatcaaattcaagtatgataaaaaaaaattatagtatgtaaaatattgttatttatatatttacttattctcaatgaatatttattatttacacaaacaGGTGGTAGAAGAAGTTACCAAAGTATCTGGTGTGACTAAAGTACTTAAAGCAGAAGGTGAAGAATTCAAAGGATTTCTGCCAGAAGTTCTAGCTCCACTAATATTAGCTACTCAAAAAAGAATTAATGCTACTCATGTATTAGCTGGATCCAGTGCTCAGAGCAAATCACTTTTACCCAGAGTGGCTGCATTATTAGATGTATCTCCAGTTACTGATGTTATTGACATTAAATCTCCTGATACATTTGTACGAACCATTTATGCaggtataaattttatttaatatggttttcggtttgaataaattttttaatactttaagaaCAATTGATGGTACTCTGTCTAAGCGAAGAGTACAGGTTTTGTGTACATCTCCACATGGTACCCTGATTACTAGAATCTATCTCAATGGTTGGGGGTTAAGTGTAGATACACAGAATCAGTGTATTCTTTCATTGAATAGAGTACAGTAACatcttttttgatttattatttaataatttaattttttttaaggaaatGCTATATTGACCTTGAAGTCACTAGATGCTGTCAAAGTACTCACTGTACGTAGTACCAGTTTTGAAGCTGCTGCCGATGGGGGCTCTGGTTCTGTTGAAGATGCAGTACCTGCAGGTAGCTATGAAAAAGGTTCAGGCTCAGAATGGATTAGCCAAGAACTGACTAAAAATGATCGACCCGATTTGGCTTCTGCAAAAATAGTTGTGTCTggaggtataataaatataattcataaaacatattaggtataattgttttacatattttccaTATTTATAAAGGACGTGGTGTCAAGTCtgctgaaaattttaaaatgatctaTGATCTTGCTGACAAAATGGGAGCAGGTGTTGGAGCTTCTCGAGCAGCTGTAGATGCCGGTTTTGTTCCAAATGACATGCAAATTGGACAAACAGGAAAAATTGTTGCTCCGGTTagtgacaataatatttttgtaaaagtttAAACGAAGGTTgaacaatagtataatacatttaattacagGAATTATACTTGGCCATTGGCATTTCTGGTGCCATTCAACATTTAGCTGGTATGAAAGATTCTAAAACAATTGCTGCCATAAATAAAGATCCCGATGCACCAATTTTCCAAGTATCAGATTATGGACTAGTTGCTGATTTGTTCAAGGCTGTTCCCgaaatgattgaaaaaataaaataataagaattaaattttatatttatcatttttattggaTAATAATGATTACGTGAGAGAATATTTGtggttctatatttttattagttttaagaccattcattgttttttaatatatacatttatttttttagtatatttgcaaaaatttaaatataaaagcgttactcaatatttgtttaaagtaattattattttcaatggttTAACTTTATTAGATTATTGAAGAAAACAAATGTAATACATGTTGCTACAGATCATAATTGTGTACActtgtctaaaaaaaaataataaaaattgagtacaatttgcatataaatatattataagggcTTAGGTGACAATGTCTtactttataacataataaattcctTAGCATCACGTGTCCAGTgagcaatataattttagttatattctaatattttataatattagtattaaagttaaatttcaaacttcaaatattaaataattaaaattatttaatttctgaaTGTATCACACAGATGACAGATGGTGGAGACATGCATCTAATTTcagtacaaatatatttttctataataagtaatatcagTTTAATCAGTAAAACAATACTGAATACAGtcgaaatataacattttttattttttaatgccgAGTTCACTGTGTAACTTGTCTTTAATGCAGttcatacataacatattaatatatttaatgttttattgagcatgacaaaatgtattttcatgaTCCAAGGTTCAAAATTCCTAAccatgttatacaatatatttaagccATGCCATGATGTACAGATAActcattatttatgtttgtatgttTTAATAGTTGGCCGCACTGATTATAGACAACAGTCGTTGATACGCTATATCAGACGCAGTGccgaagtattttaaatttccttaGTCATTGCtcgttttgtatattatcgtGAATTCGTAAAATAGACTGCaaatcgaatatttttgttgtttcatACTGATctttgttcattattttttaaatttcaaccaacaattcaaaaatatgtctGGTGGCTACGATAGAGCAATTACGGTATTCTCGCCGGATGGTCATCTTTTGCAAGTAGAATACGCACAAGAAGCGGTACATAAAGGATGTACAGCCATTGGTGTACTAGGCAAGGATTGCGTTGTGCTCGGTGTTGAAAAGAAGTCTATAGCTATGCTCCAAGAAGAACGCACTGTACGCAAGATTTGCCCTCTGGATTCGCACATAGTAATGGCATTTGCTGGACTGACAGCGGATGCTCGTGTAATCATCAACCGGGCACAGATGGAATGTCAGTCACAGTACTTGACTCTTGGTGAAACTGTAACGACTGAATATATCACACGCTTCGTGGCATCCATCAAGCAGAAATACACACAGAGCAACGGTCGCCGTCCATTTGGCATATCGTGTCTGATTGCTGGTTTTAACAATAATGGCACGCCACATCTGTTCCAGACCGAACCATCTGGTATCTATTACGAATGGAAGGCAAATGCCACTGgaagaaattcaaaattggtTAAAGAATTCTTACaggtataacaaattatttatttagagttGATTAAGTAGTATGAATCATACTTACTACTgttttactatactatacctaatatatgattttttacatTAGATAACTTTTGCTTAgagatttaattgtaataggtacatttatttgttttaaaatatatatttatatattttccttGTTATAGGATAACTATAATGATGAAGCTGTAAGTACTGAACAAGGTACTATCAAATTGGCAGTCAGAGCATTACTGGAAGTAGTTCAATCTGgtcaaaaaaacattgaattggtagtgttaaaaaataatgaaaagatGAAGATGTTAGACCCAGCATCACTTGAGGAAATGGTTAATGTTATAGAAGCAGAAAAAGAAGCTTTggagaaagaaaaaaacaaacaaaaagataaacaataaaattatttaattattatgtccagggaatttgaataaatcattTCTAATTTGagtataaatgatattttttttattatgtacctatattttgtattaataattattattttattaataatttaatagaataaaaggctaggtacattttgtttattattattctttttttttttttattgaagaataggtaccatattttatttttatttctttggaTCTATCTTTATCTTTAGCACTGTGGTTTTATTgtcatatttactttttaaattgtaaagaaTTGTATTGATTCTCAAATTtccaatttgttattttataaatcttagGCATACCTGCTTATATTTATGCCATATATAACTATTGGGTGTTTGATTAATGAATTTTCtagtattcaattttagattttccTTATttcaactatacatttttgaaattaaatttatgtttcataaacaaatGCAAAGCACAAAAGttcatattatctatataatactatacgtgtagaaaaaatataaacatttcagtaataaatgtttatataacagGTGAATTGATCTAGTATAGTGGTCTGCAGATTTAAAGCTAATTAtctatctacatattatacaaatcatatacatttattatttcatcactTATTTTCgcatttattaaatgattattgaacatttattaattaataaacaacacatttataagtacaataaaaatttaaatttctttccattaaaaatttcaatgaaatatcGTGATGGTTAACTAACTTTTATCATTGTTAATAAGATGAGAATGTAATAGTTGAGATATAGTACAGTTTATTCTTCAAAGcttcttattaaatttgacaTGTGACCAAATATATTCTACAaccttattatttaacaatactatgtggttttcatttattttagataattgtTGGAAGTACtactttttcaattattgGAATAAGTATAGCCACTATCTAGACATTTAACAATCAAActaacatttttctataatactataattttcttGACAGATGTCATATTCTAAGCTTAAAAGCTTTTCCATTTGTTagtcataatttatgttaatacaaataagGAAAATATTATCAGCAAACTATTATCGTTGTCCAATGTAGATCATTCAACTATTTGTAAtcgatcataaattataattcaagaCTATGGCATAAAAACAGATTAGAATATgtgattttaatcaataatcagtATATAACTGTTGTTTCTTAGACTCTAAGTCCTACGGAATATCATTGGCTCAAAAACTATTCCTGGGAACCTAAAAATTAGAAAGTGACTACATAACATTAGTATGGAGTTGAAACATAGcctttaaaaaagttaaagaaCAAAGAATACCTTGAGCTTTGATTCTTATACAAGTGAACAGGTATGAAAAAAGATTGACAGGAAATATCTTAATAATGAAGAAGACTTCAGATTgagaaaaatttataatcgaAGTGGAAGAGCTGAAGCTGAGTATGAAGAGATAAAAAGCTGGTGGAgccaaatagtcaataatggGAAACATTAGAAGATATAGAGATGATTGATGATATGCATATTTAATGGTATGGTTTTAACTGGTAAAAATCAAAGGTGAAAGaagatataatgtataaacatgtttgagtctataataacaacaataaacataatgtcTCATCCAAGTGGCTAGATGaacaaaacatatataattattaatctgttcaataaatacataggAAAAGGATTGATTTTATGCTATTGATAATGCtcgataattttatcattaccaTTTaccattaacaatttattgtattaattaattgtcataaatttaacaaacaaatacAGTTtcctttgatattatttttgaattgatacttgaatattcttttattagaTTCTCATGATTAAGAATATGAACTATGGATTGTACTGCAGTATGTctaaatgtgttatttttttaaaatacattttaaccaaTCTACAACATAGTGCATAGTActaggaaaataaaaaataaaaattacagttttattattaaaaaaaaacctctaaatatatttcatttaattatacaatacttctattaaactgttataatataatgtacaataataaaaattatgtatataacttaaaacaaaagtgttatatttacaatgtatattttttaaataaactgcgCAAAAGAGAAAAAGGGAAAAATTTGTAGCAGTGGTATAAGTGAAAATGGTGgttaattaaaagaatataatggTATCACCATTAACtctttatacgtatatttatatagaatttcatgtattatgtaaatatgtatatgtacatatacatatttatatttgtataaaatatttattttttttgtagacaataaaataacaaattatttagaaatattcgtacttaaattataaaaaattccacACACTTACATcagtataaagtaaataatactattataaacatacaatattatatacaattttgtatacatgatatggacaaaataaaacaaactt
This sequence is a window from Rhopalosiphum maidis isolate BTI-1 chromosome 1, ASM367621v3, whole genome shotgun sequence. Protein-coding genes within it:
- the LOC113555763 gene encoding coiled-coil domain-containing protein 124 codes for the protein MPKKFVGMNSKAMEAKARKDAIKQEADAKKKKAIEDEFWKDDDKNSIKKQKRKEEKEKKKIDQLEKKREAQLLLETELSEIKTTQINQKITRHQLMKELDTPSTHKVQPTMDEESSIEENLNRLTMHDEEARTVDEALNMLNPTQKLLDKHPEKRLKAAYTAFEAENLPRLRNENPSMRLSQVKQLMNKEWMKSPDNPINQRYSNKN
- the LOC113555762 gene encoding electron transfer flavoprotein subunit alpha, mitochondrial — encoded protein: MILSNVLRYSKNLGSKVNGHRLQSTLIIAEHDNEKLAAVTRNALTAAKQLGGEVSVLVAGTKIGSVVEEVTKVSGVTKVLKAEGEEFKGFLPEVLAPLILATQKRINATHVLAGSSAQSKSLLPRVAALLDVSPVTDVIDIKSPDTFVRTIYAGNAILTLKSLDAVKVLTVRSTSFEAAADGGSGSVEDAVPAGSYEKGSGSEWISQELTKNDRPDLASAKIVVSGGRGVKSAENFKMIYDLADKMGAGVGASRAAVDAGFVPNDMQIGQTGKIVAPELYLAIGISGAIQHLAGMKDSKTIAAINKDPDAPIFQVSDYGLVADLFKAVPEMIEKIK
- the LOC113556783 gene encoding proteasome subunit alpha type-7-1-like — protein: MSGGYDRAITVFSPDGHLLQVEYAQEAVHKGCTAIGVLGKDCVVLGVEKKSIAMLQEERTVRKICPLDSHIVMAFAGLTADARVIINRAQMECQSQYLTLGETVTTEYITRFVASIKQKYTQSNGRRPFGISCLIAGFNNNGTPHLFQTEPSGIYYEWKANATGRNSKLVKEFLQDNYNDEAVSTEQGTIKLAVRALLEVVQSGQKNIELVVLKNNEKMKMLDPASLEEMVNVIEAEKEALEKEKNKQKDKQ